The Candidatus Nitrosocosmicus franklandus genome contains a region encoding:
- a CDS encoding NOP5/NOP56 family protein, with product MEDNKYKFLILELGIAILNDDNEILHFKKFHDPLKSHIKLKMNDFEEISENLEFFKFKPSAIVTNYPSLIGILKKISETVEKISPNEERLLQINKKEIYSRIGIFENDDSKNNDETLNSIIRDFSLKWSSLKVQEASAQLDLHISQSVNALDEIDKILNTVGTRVREWYGLHFPELDNLLQNIVTYASIVSKSGERNEITRESLAALEIPENKIEIIIDTAHRSKGGKITEENLSILQDLADQVISLSQIRKTLEGHIESSMDEIAPNMKELLTATVGARLIAKAGSLKRLASLSSSTIQILGAEKALFRTLKTGANPPKHGLLFQHPVIHSAPKWQRGKLARAISAKAAIAARVDLYGQTPLVDNMLSSKLNDRIVEIQQKYKEPSEPQKLRSQEQTQRFRKGDNKRYNGNKRTRYGKRKDEPREKDRDFKFKRNKYKKRFHKSNKK from the coding sequence ATGGAAGACAATAAATATAAATTCTTGATTCTTGAATTGGGCATTGCCATACTTAACGATGATAACGAAATATTACATTTTAAGAAATTTCACGATCCATTGAAATCCCATATAAAATTAAAAATGAATGATTTTGAAGAGATTTCGGAGAATTTGGAATTTTTCAAATTCAAACCTAGCGCAATTGTAACCAATTATCCTTCACTTATTGGAATTCTTAAAAAAATTAGTGAGACGGTAGAAAAAATTTCGCCTAATGAAGAAAGACTCCTTCAGATTAATAAGAAAGAAATATATTCAAGAATAGGGATTTTTGAAAACGATGACTCTAAGAATAATGACGAAACATTAAATTCTATTATAAGGGATTTTTCATTAAAATGGTCATCATTAAAGGTACAGGAAGCTTCTGCACAACTTGACTTACATATCAGTCAATCAGTAAATGCACTAGATGAAATTGATAAAATTCTGAATACCGTAGGAACACGAGTAAGGGAATGGTATGGTTTACACTTTCCTGAACTTGATAACTTGTTACAGAATATAGTTACATATGCAAGTATAGTATCAAAATCTGGAGAACGCAATGAAATTACTAGAGAATCTCTAGCTGCTCTGGAAATCCCTGAAAACAAAATCGAAATTATAATTGATACTGCACATAGAAGCAAAGGTGGAAAGATAACTGAGGAAAATCTCTCAATATTACAAGATCTTGCAGATCAAGTCATCTCTCTAAGTCAGATTCGTAAAACTTTGGAAGGACATATAGAATCCTCAATGGATGAAATCGCTCCAAATATGAAGGAACTACTTACTGCAACCGTGGGTGCGAGGCTAATTGCGAAGGCAGGAAGTTTAAAAAGATTGGCATCTCTGTCTTCTAGTACAATCCAAATTCTTGGTGCTGAAAAGGCACTATTTAGAACACTTAAAACAGGTGCCAATCCTCCCAAGCATGGATTACTCTTTCAGCATCCTGTTATTCATTCAGCTCCAAAATGGCAAAGAGGTAAACTCGCAAGGGCCATTTCAGCTAAAGCTGCCATTGCAGCAAGAGTTGATTTGTATGGTCAAACTCCTCTAGTTGATAATATGTTGTCAAGTAAACTAAATGACCGGATTGTGGAAATTCAGCAAAAATACAAAGAACCTTCTGAGCCTCAAAAGCTAAGAAGCCAAGAACAAACTCAAAGGTTTAGAAAAGGGGATAACAAGAGATACAATGGTAATAAAAGAACGAGATATGGTAAGAGGAAGGATGAGCCGAGAGAAAAAGACAGGGATTTCAAGTTCAAAAGAAACAAGTATAAAAAGCGGTTCCATAAATCTAATAAGAAATAG
- a CDS encoding fibrillarin-like rRNA/tRNA 2'-O-methyltransferase, with product MNNLSVFKEFDNGSYVMLIDNMKERYLATRNMDLQKSVYGEKLIKLDDIEYRIWEPFRSKLAAAILRNLEQNPIKESSSVLYLGASTGTTVSHVSDIIGNKGMVFAVEPSARVAREFLENVASRRKNVIPILMDARNHLQYYSYYGLVDVVYSDIAQPDQTDIAINNCKSYLKKDGHLVIIIKTRSIDVLLDPKAVTKNEARKLEMNNFEILQIVDLEPFDRDHSFIHTRYKG from the coding sequence ATGAATAATCTGTCGGTTTTTAAAGAGTTTGATAATGGATCGTATGTCATGCTTATAGATAATATGAAAGAACGTTACTTGGCAACTCGAAACATGGATTTACAAAAGAGCGTATATGGTGAAAAACTAATCAAGTTAGACGATATAGAATATAGGATCTGGGAACCCTTTAGAAGTAAATTAGCTGCGGCAATCCTGAGAAACCTAGAACAGAATCCAATCAAAGAATCTTCATCTGTCCTTTATTTAGGAGCTTCAACTGGCACAACAGTGAGTCATGTATCGGATATAATTGGAAACAAGGGAATGGTTTTTGCAGTTGAACCTTCTGCAAGAGTAGCAAGAGAATTTCTCGAAAATGTAGCATCAAGGAGAAAGAATGTAATACCGATTTTAATGGACGCTAGAAATCATTTGCAATACTATTCTTACTATGGGCTGGTAGACGTCGTTTATTCAGATATTGCACAACCTGACCAAACTGACATTGCAATTAATAATTGTAAGAGCTATCTAAAAAAGGATGGCCATCTTGTTATCATCATCAAAACTCGAAGCATCGACGTACTATTGGATCCCAAAGCTGTAACCAAAAACGAAGCTAGAAAATTGGAAATGAATAACTTTGAAATATTGCAGATCGTTGACTTGGAACCGTTTGATAGGGATCATTCTTTTATCCATACCAGATACAAGGGTTGA
- the rnhB gene encoding ribonuclease HII — MILGGIDEAGRGSIMGPLVVAGIALDKNSILQLQSEGVADSKKLTYLKRERLYPKIVSHAKSIFICRIDPKTIDFYVNQKKLNLLEAKFMTIISNNIFADKIIIDACDVNLVRFKQSIVQNLVNRDVKIYCYHKADLDNIVVSAASIIAKVTRDRQIEKIGRRLNQQIGSGYPSDPKTKIFLRNNIENTLVKEHIRYSWNPVKYLLSDLAQTKIL, encoded by the coding sequence TTGATTTTAGGAGGAATTGACGAGGCAGGTCGTGGTTCAATTATGGGTCCTCTTGTTGTTGCAGGAATTGCTCTAGACAAAAATAGTATCCTACAATTGCAAAGCGAGGGTGTGGCTGATTCGAAAAAGCTGACTTACTTGAAGAGGGAACGCCTTTATCCGAAGATAGTCTCGCATGCTAAATCGATTTTTATATGTAGGATAGATCCCAAAACGATCGATTTTTATGTAAATCAAAAGAAATTGAATTTATTAGAAGCAAAATTCATGACTATAATTTCAAATAATATATTCGCAGACAAGATTATAATCGATGCCTGTGATGTAAATTTAGTCAGGTTTAAACAAAGCATAGTTCAAAATCTTGTAAATCGGGACGTAAAAATTTACTGCTATCATAAGGCAGATTTGGACAACATTGTAGTTTCTGCTGCCTCAATAATTGCAAAAGTTACTAGAGACAGACAAATAGAAAAGATCGGAAGAAGGCTGAATCAGCAGATTGGATCAGGCTACCCTTCTGATCCCAAAACAAAAATCTTTTTAAGAAACAATATAGAAAATACATTGGTCAAAGAACACATCAGATATTCGTGGAATCCCGTAAAGTATTTACTATCAGATCTGGCTCAAACCAAAATTCTCTAG
- a CDS encoding tRNA (guanine(10)-N(2))-dimethyltransferase: protein MVKEGETRILVPSLSLVQKEPSKFPAFFNPAAKFNREISILIYRDFLQSPRKNLTFVDSLCGVGSRGLRVAKEVSNIGKVFFNDYNLMAIQTAKFSSVLNDVYNKCTFSNSDVCNFLQNFSNYSEKGTIIDLDPFGSPAQYLDCVLRAIENNGMISITATDTAVLLGVYPKVCNRKYYGIPIRTKYSLEVGTRILLSCFAIVASRLDLSVKPLFVHSYRNYIRVYCKITKSNRMANRVYENIGHIQHCFECGYRELVKAYDPNLLCINCQRKTQFAGPLWSSSLFDKSMIESVIRNLDEHQKKASKCDNYSYSPSKSIARFFSIARNEYDSLPYHYISDEFGKLLRNSTLPVHVIVSTLKQEGFVASLTIFSSTGFKTNAKVSQIRAILTKLSNEIL from the coding sequence GTGGTAAAAGAAGGTGAAACTCGTATATTAGTACCTTCACTTTCACTAGTCCAAAAAGAACCTTCAAAATTCCCCGCATTTTTTAATCCAGCTGCAAAATTCAACCGGGAAATTTCGATTTTGATATATAGGGACTTTTTACAAAGTCCGAGAAAGAATCTAACCTTTGTGGATTCTCTATGCGGTGTAGGATCTAGGGGTTTGAGGGTCGCAAAAGAGGTTTCAAACATCGGAAAGGTTTTTTTTAATGACTATAATTTAATGGCAATACAAACTGCGAAATTTAGTTCGGTTCTCAATGACGTGTATAATAAATGTACTTTTTCAAATTCAGATGTTTGTAATTTTTTACAAAATTTTTCTAATTATTCGGAAAAAGGTACAATTATTGATCTAGATCCTTTTGGTTCTCCGGCACAATACCTGGATTGTGTTCTGCGAGCGATTGAAAATAATGGTATGATTTCTATTACCGCTACAGATACAGCCGTACTATTAGGAGTCTATCCTAAAGTATGTAATAGAAAATATTATGGAATTCCTATACGTACTAAGTACTCACTTGAGGTTGGAACTAGGATTCTTCTATCTTGTTTTGCGATCGTGGCGTCAAGGCTAGATTTGAGCGTTAAACCATTGTTTGTTCATTCATACAGAAACTATATTCGAGTGTATTGTAAAATAACGAAAAGTAATCGAATGGCTAACCGGGTGTACGAGAATATTGGTCATATTCAACATTGTTTCGAATGTGGATATAGAGAATTGGTAAAAGCATATGATCCAAATCTTTTGTGTATAAATTGTCAAAGGAAAACCCAATTTGCAGGCCCATTATGGTCATCAAGTTTGTTTGATAAAAGCATGATTGAAAGTGTAATTAGAAATTTGGATGAGCACCAAAAGAAGGCCTCTAAATGCGATAATTATTCATATTCTCCCTCCAAATCGATCGCTAGATTTTTTAGTATTGCAAGAAATGAATATGATAGCCTGCCTTATCATTATATAAGCGATGAATTCGGTAAGCTTCTGCGTAACAGTACTCTTCCAGTACATGTTATCGTAAGTACGCTGAAACAAGAGGGATTCGTTGCCAGCCTTACTATTTTTTCATCTACTGGGTTTAAAACAAATGCTAAAGTATCACAAATAAGGGCTATTCTAACCAAGTTATCCAACGAAATATTATAG